Genomic window (Lewinellaceae bacterium):
GAGGGCTACGGTTTACACATAAGTTTACGCCAGTTTTTCCAGTGGGCTGACAGCCGCCGGACTGTAGTGCTTTGCCCGGCGGCTCCTGGTCTCAATCCCGTAGGGATGATAGCCCCTTGCCAGGGCCGCCAGGCCCTGGATAGCTATGTGAAGCCAAGAGAGCTCTGTAAGAGCGACAGATTCGGGGCCCGGTGGGGCAATTTTCCCGGGTTCTCATCGCGCAAATCTGTCGTCCTTACAGGACTCTCTGGCTGCCTGGCTTTTAAACCAGGGCCTGTGGCCCTGGCAACGAGCTTTCGTCCCTCCGGGACTCTGGATATCAACATTTCGTAAAGATGTGTGTAAACCGCCTAAAGCAGCCAATCCGGGCATCCGTCTAAGGTTGGTCAGTTGTCGGTTGCCCGTTGATGGTTGTCCGTTGCGCTGGGCAGCCATACGTTTGGCAGCCAGCAAGTTGCAACAGCGGTCAACGGACAACAACCCGTGTGGCCAATGTTAGACAGGTAGCCGCCAATCCAAATCAACCGCCATCCTGCTCCCGTAGCCGGTCTATCTCCAGTTGAAAATCGTATTGCAGGTCTTCGTGCAAGGTAGAGACTGCCTTTTCTATACCAGACAATTGCCGTTCGTACAGGTTGCGGAGCACCGTATTGCGAAAGATAGAGGGCCGGAGGGCTTTCATCCCGAAACAAAAGTGGAGCAGCAATTCCACCTCCGTTTCTTTTTGCTGGGAGTATCGGATGTATTTTTTGGTGGCCCGCAGGATTTTGCGCACGCTCTTTTTTATGTAATAATAGCTACTGGTATTGATCTGCTCAAATTCGCCCGATATTTCCGCTTTAACGCTCTCTACATAATGTGCTTCATCGGGAAGCTCCAGCAACAGATAGGTAAGCAACTCTTTGTTTTCCTTTTTGAACCGGGCCAACCGAAGGCACAGCTCTATCCGTTCTCCAGGAGTGCGGCTTTTCAACGCCTCTTTCAATTCTTTTATGCTGGCTGCTTTCATATTTGTTTCAATTGATGTAGTATTGGGCGCCTGTGGAATTAATCGTTATTTTTTTAACCGTTATAAATATAATCATTATAAAAATAATGATTACTTTTATAATGATTATATTTATAACGATATTTGCTGAAAGCCACTTGGGATAACCTTTAAAACTATAAAAACAATATGAAATACCTCCACATTTTATTCGCTCTGCTCTGCCTCCCTTTTCTTCCGGCCGCTCAGGACGTCGTCACCGGCACGCTCACCCATGACGGGCTGCTGAGGAACTACCGCCTGTACCTTCCGCCCGCCAACACCTCCGGCGAAGCGCTGCCCCTGGTGTTCAACTTTCACGGCTTCGGATCCAACGCCGCCCAGCAGGAGTTCTACTCCGGAATGAACATGGTGGCGGACACTGCCGGCTTTTTCGTCTGCTACCCCAACGGCGTGGGCAACGCCTGGAACGTAGGCTGGGAGTTCGGCAGCGCCGCCGATGATGTAGGCTTCACCGCAGCCCTGATCGATGAATTATCAGAAAACTACAACATCGACCCGGAACGGGTGTACGCCTGCGGCATGTCCAACGGCGGCTTCATGAGCTACCGGCTGGCCTGCGAGCTCAACGGCAGGGTCGCCGCCATCGCTTCGGTGACGGGCAGCATGGTTCCCGGCTACATCGGCACCTGTAATCCTGGCAGAGCGGTGCCCGTCCTGGAGATTCACGGAACCGCCGACAATGTGGTGCCCTACCAGGGGCAGGCCGGTTTGAGCATAAACATCGACACCCTTGTCCATTTCTGGGCATCCAACAACGCCTGCAACCTCAATCCGGAAACGCAACAGCTCCCCAATACCGCTCCCAACGACGGCTCCACCGCCACCCGTTTCGACTACAACGGCTGTGCCGGCGGGCAGCAGGTTTCGCTTATCCGGATCGACGGCGGAGAGCACACCTGGCCGGGCGCCATCTTCGACCTCGGCGGCACCAACCAGGATTTCAACGCCAGCGTGGAGATTTGGCGGTTCTTCAACCGCTTTACCCTGAGCGGCACGACGCCCACTGACGGAGCGGCCCGGGTTTCGCCCCGCTTCCGGCTGTATCCGAATCCCACCACGGGCCTGCTTTGGCTGGACAGCCAGGCTGTGCCTGTGCAGGCAACGATTTACAATGCCGTTGGGCAACTGGCCTACCGGGCGCAGCTTTCCAGCGATGGTACTTTGGATATCAGTGGCCAGCAGCCTGGGGTTTATTTTGTGGAGGTGGTTGCGGCGGAAGGAAGGGCGGTTTTTAGGGTTGTAAAAAAATAACCTTCTCTGATAATTTTGGCGCTGCCGGGTTAATCAAACCGGGTGCTCTCCCGAAAACCCTTGCCGGCCTGCGGCACAGCAGGCGGGTGGCAGGCCGAAATCCAACCCCAAAATTTTGTATATTGGACAATCTTGGGGTGAGGAAATAAATAAACTACTCAAAATGACGAAGGTATTTTTTCTTTAGGCGAGGCGCATTTGACGCGCATAGTGGGGACTTCGGCGTGAGCTCAGTCGAACGCTACGTAAGGAAAATGCAACAACGCATAAAGGAAAAAGACCAAGTCAGATGGGTAGGTTATTTGTTGCGTCACCCCCTAACAGAAAAACGAGGCTCATGGCAACGACAACCAAATTTCCACGCACCAACCAGGAACTGTATGATCTCGGCGGCGGGCAGCCTGTCCGCTTCCCCGGCACGGAGGAGGAGTACTGGGCACTGCTCGAAGAGGCGGAGTATCGGGTGGATTTTTACAATAATGAAATCATTGCGGCAATGAGTTATGAATCGGACGAACATAAACCAGAGGACGAGTTTTCGATAAGCGGGAAAACCATCCGCTTAAAGGAGGTTTATGCGGGTACGCTGGTAAAGTGAAAGCCCTCTTTTTGCCTTCGGCATACCCCCCAAAAAAACTATCTTAGCCCCAAAATGCCCACCCCCTACCACCACATCCAACATCAAACCACCTTCTCCCCTCCCGATCACTGGCTACGCATCCGCACCATCGACATGCATACCGGGGGCGAACCCCTGCGGGTTATCCTCGGCGGCTTCCCGCCACTGCAGGGCAATAATATCCTGGAATACCGCCGCTACGTGCGCGAAAACCACGACCACCTGCGGCGCGCCCTGATGCACGAACCCCGCGGCCATGCCGACATGTACGGCTGCCTGCTGCTGCCGCCCAACGATGAAGGCGCCGACTTCGGCATCCTGTTTATGCACAACGAAGGCTACAGCACCATGTGCGGCCACGCCACCATTGCCATTGCCATCCTGGCGGTGCAAATGGGGTGGGTAGAACGGCAGGAGCCGGAAACGCCCGTGATCATAGACGCGCCCTGCGGGCGGCTGCAGGCTTTTGTGAAGGTGGAGAAGGAAAAAATCCTGGGCGCCTATTTCCACGGAGTGCCTTCCTTTGTAGTGGGGTTGGATCTGGAAGTGCAAGTCCCCGAACTCGGCCCTATCCGCTACGACCTGGCTTACGGCGGCGCATTTTACGCCTATGTGAAATCCGGGCAGATCGAACTGGATCTCACCCCAGCCAACTACAGCCGCATCATCCAGGCCGGCATGCAAATTAAACGGGCGGTGATGGCCTCCCCGCAGTTGGTTGAGCACCCCTTCGAAGAAGACCTCAGTTTTCTGTACGGAACCATCTTCATCGGCGGGCCGGTAAGCGAAGGCGCCGACAGCCGCAACGCCTGCGTCTTCGCAGAGGGAGAAGTCGACCGCTGCCCCACCGGCTCGGGCGTTTCCGGGCGGCTGCCCATTCACTACGCCCGGGGGGAAATCGCCATCGGGGAAACGATGACGGTAGAAAGCATCACCGGCAGCGTGTTCACAGGGAGTATGGTGCGGGAGGTGAAATATGGCCCCTATCAGGCCGTCATCCCGCGGGTGGATGGCACGGCTTTTATCACCGGCCAGCATGAATTCTTGATCGATCCGGAAGACCCGTTCCGCCACGGTTTCTTTTTGCGGTAATTCGTGACATTTTTCTTGCCAACTTTGTCCTGTTATCTTTGTTCGGAAAACATTTACACGTTTACACATTCATACAAACACCATGTCCCACCACAGCCTGATGGATGCCGTCCGCGACCTGGAGCAAAACGGCAAACTGGTAAGAATAAAAATGGAAGCCGACCCGGATTTGGAGATGGCCGAGATTCAGCGGCGCGTCTATGAGGCGCAGGGGCCAGCTCTGTTCTTCGAGCGGGTTAAGGGCAGCCCTTTCCCTGCCGTATCCAATATTTACGGTACTTTTGAGCGGACCGAATTCCTCTTTCGACATACCTTGAAGAAAGTGCAGAAGGTGATCGAGCTGAAAGCCGACCCGGCCAACTTCTTCAAAAACCCGTTCCGCTACCTCTCGGCGCCCTTTACCGCTGTTTCCGCCCTGCCGATGCGCAGCCGTTTCGGCGCGCCCATACTGCACGGGCGTACGACGGTAAGCCAACTGCCGCAGGTGAAATCCTGGCCGATGGACGGCGGCGCCTTCGTCACCCTGCCCCAGGTGCTGACTCTGCCGCCCGGCAGCCGCAACATCATGCAGTCCAACCTGGGCATGTACCGCATCCAGTTGTCCGGCAATGAATACATTGCCGATCAGGAAGTGGGCATGCACTACCAGATCCACCGGGGCATCGGCGTACACCACACCGCCTACAACAAAAGCGAGGAACCCTTTCGGGCCTCCATCTTTGTGGGCGGGCCGCCTTCCCACGCCTTTGCCGCCATCATGCCTATGCCGGAGGGCCTCTCCGAGCTGACCTTCGCCGGCATGCTGGGGGGGCGGCGCTTCCGCTACCTGTGGCGCCAGGGCCATATTCTATCCGCCGATGCCGACTTTGCGATAACCGGCATCATCCGCAAAGGGCAGAAAAAGCCGGAAGGGCCCTTTGGCGACCACCTGGGTTACTACAGCCTGCAGCACGATTTCCCGGTTATGGAAGTAGAGCATGTGTACCACCGCAAAAATGCCGTCTGGCACTTTACTGCCGTGGGCCGCCCGCCGCAGGAGGACTCCAGCTTTGGTTATCTCATCCACGAGCTGGTCAAGCTGCTGACGCCACAGGAATTTCCGGGTATTGTGGAGATCAATGCCGTAGACGCAGCCGGCGTGCACCCCCTGCTGCTGGCCATCGGCAGCGAACGCTATATGCCCTTCCGGGAGCGCCGCCCGGAAGAAATCCTCACCCAGGCCAACCGCATCCTGGGCTCCGGGCAGACCTCCCTGGCCAAGTTCCTCTTCATTGCCGCCGAAGGCGACGCCCCGGGCCTCAATACGCACGACATTTCCGGCTTCTTTCGCCACGTGCTGGAACGGGTAGACTGGACGCGCGACCTCCACTTTCAGACCAAAACCACCATTGACACGCTCGATTATTCCGGCTCCGGATGGAATGCCGGCTCGAAAGTCGCAATCGCCTGTTGCGGAGATAAAAAACGAACGCTGACAACAGAGCTTCCCAACGGATTCAGCCTGCCGGAAGGCTTCCACAACCCGCGTTTTGCCCAACCCGGCATCCTGTCCATAGAAGGCCCGGCATTTATCGATGAAAGCTCCTACAAAGACGGGGAGTTGCTGGCTAAAGACCTGGAACGCTTCTCCATGGAAAGCATTCCTCTCGTTATTCTTTGCGACGATAGTAATTTTGTTGGCGCCACGCTCAACAACTTTCTCTGGGTAGCCTTCACCCGCGCCAATCCTTCCCACGACATACACGGGGTAAAGGCGTTCATAGAACACAAACACTGGGGTTGCCACGGGCCGGTCATCATCGACGCCCGCATCAAGCCGCATCACGCCCCGCCCCTGATCGAGGATAAAAAGGTGAAGGAGAAGGTGGATAGGATGTTTGCGAAGGGGGGAGAGTTGGAGGGATTGGGATAAGGGTTAATAATCACACCAGCTCATCCTCGTCCCAGTTCTTGCGTTTGGGCTTTTCCAGTTCCGGCAGTTCGAGCCCATCCTCTTCCGGCTGGCCCGAACCGAGGCGGCGCATTTCCTTTTCCATTTCCCGGTCCTCCCAATCTTCATCTATGGAGCCAACTCCGGGAAAACCGAAAATTTTAAAATACTTGATCGCAATCCCCAAGCCCATACCCAGAATCGGCCACATAAACCACCAGGAACCAAAAGAAGTTAACACATTCAACAAGAGAAAAAATACGCTCAGCGCCACAAATATACCTAAACGCCGATAAAAGCGCTTTTTTTCGCGAACGCGGCTGCGAGCCGCCTGGTATTCGTAATCGGACATGGATACTAAATTTTGAATGAATGCCTCCCCAACAATTAAAAACAATAGAGGAGCCTCAAGTTCAATAGTTCCCCAATTTAAAGCGCTCAGGCCCTGGTTGCAACTTTATCCGACGAAAAGAAGGCCTGCCTCGCCAGGCTGCCCGTCCACGCGCCCAGGCCGCCGAACAGGCCGCCAAAACAGGCCGTCAGCAATACCATCATGCCAGGCCCCAGGCCACCGAACAGGCCGCCCATCCGAGCCGCCAGAATACTGTCGTTCAAAACGTTTAGGTAACCAGCGTACCCCCCCCACATCAGAGCAGCGCCCAGAAAACCGGCAAGAAAGGCCTGGGCAGGCTTCAAATGAAACCCCAAAGCCAGCAGAAATGCCAACAGCGGCAGAGACCACCAGGGGAGGAAATACTGGAGGATGGCGCCAAAGGCGATCAGGGATAAAATGTAAATGGCTGTTTTCATGGATGGTTGTATGGTTGTATTATTATATGGTTAAATGGCTGTATGGCTGCCTTGTTCCGGGAAAGTGACGGGGTACCGTTCAGAAAAGTGTGCCATCTTGAGCATAAACCAGGCTTCGGCACGGGACTTCCTTCGGTCGCTTCCGACTTCAACGCCAGTTCGTCCAAAGTCCAAAACCATCCAACCATCCAGCCATCCAACAATCCAACCAAATCATCTCCCCTTCACCCCAAACTCCGTCATAAACCGAATGGGCTGGCTTCGGTCGCCCGGCCCTTTCATCAGAAACAGCTTATTGTAGCTGCCCTCCCTCCACTGCTCCACCATGCTTTGATAATAGGGGCTGCCTGGATTGCCCGACTGGCCGCCGGGGTAAATGCCATAGGCCTGTACCGGGTCGCTCAGTTCCACAACCATGCGCCAGGAGGGGCCGTGGTCTTCCTTAATCGCGTTGGGGGCATCTCTATACCCGCCCACATCGATCAAGCCGGTAGAAAAGGGTTCGATCCGCGCCAGATGGCTGATATGGGTATTTTTATAAGCACTCCAGCTTTTGCTCCCCCCTTCTTCCAGTATCGCCTCCAAAGACAGCAGCGCCACATCGGCGGCGGTTTCCAGGGAGGCGGTTTCCTTAATGTCGAAGACCGGGTGGCCAGGATGGGAACGCATCAGGCTCAAAAGCACCCATTTTTCGGGGATGATAAGTTCCAGAGAATCTTTCAGGGCATACAGCTCGTCGAAGGCCAAATGCTCCATCTCATTTAGCCAACGGTCGAAAAGCACCGGGGCAGCCGCCTCTTTTTCAAAGCGAAAATCCCATTGGCGCAGCTCTTGTATTTCCGGATGGTCCCGCAACGTTGAATTCGTAGAATCCAGCAGGCTGAGCAATAAAGGCGCGCCTTCCTCCGCCAGGATGCTGTAATTGTCCAGTTGCAGGGCCATCATATCCTTTACGGTGATGCTGTCCATCTCTTCGAGCCGGCGGTTGATGTAGCGCCCGCGGTAATGGTCAAACCGCCCGTTATAGTAGTAGGGATAGCTGGCCCCTGTGGAATTTTGGTTGGCGGAAGAAACAAAGCCCCGTTCCGGGTTGCGCACCTGGGGAAGCTGACCCCTCGGGATAAACCCGTACCAGGCGTTTTCGGGGTCGCTGCCATCCTGTACGAAGCGCCCCTGCTGATCTCTCTTCAATGGCAGGTTGCCGTTTACAGTAATGGCAATATCGCCGGCCCGGCTGGCAAAGGCGAAATTCTGCGCC
Coding sequences:
- a CDS encoding 2TM domain-containing protein encodes the protein MFLIVGEAFIQNLVSMSDYEYQAARSRVREKKRFYRRLGIFVALSVFFLLLNVLTSFGSWWFMWPILGMGLGIAIKYFKIFGFPGVGSIDEDWEDREMEKEMRRLGSGQPEEDGLELPELEKPKRKNWDEDELV
- a CDS encoding UbiD family decarboxylase; this encodes MSHHSLMDAVRDLEQNGKLVRIKMEADPDLEMAEIQRRVYEAQGPALFFERVKGSPFPAVSNIYGTFERTEFLFRHTLKKVQKVIELKADPANFFKNPFRYLSAPFTAVSALPMRSRFGAPILHGRTTVSQLPQVKSWPMDGGAFVTLPQVLTLPPGSRNIMQSNLGMYRIQLSGNEYIADQEVGMHYQIHRGIGVHHTAYNKSEEPFRASIFVGGPPSHAFAAIMPMPEGLSELTFAGMLGGRRFRYLWRQGHILSADADFAITGIIRKGQKKPEGPFGDHLGYYSLQHDFPVMEVEHVYHRKNAVWHFTAVGRPPQEDSSFGYLIHELVKLLTPQEFPGIVEINAVDAAGVHPLLLAIGSERYMPFRERRPEEILTQANRILGSGQTSLAKFLFIAAEGDAPGLNTHDISGFFRHVLERVDWTRDLHFQTKTTIDTLDYSGSGWNAGSKVAIACCGDKKRTLTTELPNGFSLPEGFHNPRFAQPGILSIEGPAFIDESSYKDGELLAKDLERFSMESIPLVILCDDSNFVGATLNNFLWVAFTRANPSHDIHGVKAFIEHKHWGCHGPVIIDARIKPHHAPPLIEDKKVKEKVDRMFAKGGELEGLG
- a CDS encoding proline racemase family protein; the encoded protein is MPTPYHHIQHQTTFSPPDHWLRIRTIDMHTGGEPLRVILGGFPPLQGNNILEYRRYVRENHDHLRRALMHEPRGHADMYGCLLLPPNDEGADFGILFMHNEGYSTMCGHATIAIAILAVQMGWVERQEPETPVIIDAPCGRLQAFVKVEKEKILGAYFHGVPSFVVGLDLEVQVPELGPIRYDLAYGGAFYAYVKSGQIELDLTPANYSRIIQAGMQIKRAVMASPQLVEHPFEEDLSFLYGTIFIGGPVSEGADSRNACVFAEGEVDRCPTGSGVSGRLPIHYARGEIAIGETMTVESITGSVFTGSMVREVKYGPYQAVIPRVDGTAFITGQHEFLIDPEDPFRHGFFLR
- a CDS encoding T9SS type A sorting domain-containing protein codes for the protein MKYLHILFALLCLPFLPAAQDVVTGTLTHDGLLRNYRLYLPPANTSGEALPLVFNFHGFGSNAAQQEFYSGMNMVADTAGFFVCYPNGVGNAWNVGWEFGSAADDVGFTAALIDELSENYNIDPERVYACGMSNGGFMSYRLACELNGRVAAIASVTGSMVPGYIGTCNPGRAVPVLEIHGTADNVVPYQGQAGLSINIDTLVHFWASNNACNLNPETQQLPNTAPNDGSTATRFDYNGCAGGQQVSLIRIDGGEHTWPGAIFDLGGTNQDFNASVEIWRFFNRFTLSGTTPTDGAARVSPRFRLYPNPTTGLLWLDSQAVPVQATIYNAVGQLAYRAQLSSDGTLDISGQQPGVYFVEVVAAEGRAVFRVVKK